A single window of Rhodococcus jostii RHA1 DNA harbors:
- a CDS encoding ABC transporter ATP-binding protein: MTGSPAIDIRDLHVRRGKNEVLHGIDVQVPSGSITGLLGPSGCGKTTLMRCVVGTQIVESGTVTVLGSPAGSVSLRSRVGYVTQSPSVYADLSVKKNVAYFAALYGQPSNAVTDAIDAVGLTRFAAQKAADLSGGQLGRVSLACALVARPEILVLDEPTVGLDPLLRVELWERFDALADAGTTLLVSSHVMDEAEHCASLLLMRDGYLLAQVSPGELRERTGETSLEDAFLNLIRASHVGSEN; this comes from the coding sequence ATGACTGGCAGCCCGGCGATCGACATCAGAGATCTGCACGTGCGCAGAGGCAAGAACGAAGTGCTGCACGGCATCGACGTCCAGGTGCCGAGCGGTTCCATCACCGGCCTCCTCGGACCCTCCGGTTGCGGAAAGACCACACTGATGCGGTGCGTGGTCGGCACTCAGATCGTGGAATCGGGGACGGTCACGGTGCTGGGTTCCCCCGCGGGCTCGGTCTCGTTGCGGAGCCGCGTCGGATACGTCACCCAGTCCCCCAGCGTGTACGCCGACCTCTCGGTCAAGAAGAACGTCGCCTACTTCGCCGCGCTCTACGGTCAGCCGTCGAACGCGGTCACCGACGCCATCGACGCGGTGGGACTGACGCGCTTCGCGGCCCAGAAGGCGGCGGATCTGTCGGGAGGACAGTTGGGACGGGTCAGCCTCGCGTGCGCCCTGGTCGCGCGTCCCGAGATCCTCGTGCTCGACGAGCCGACCGTCGGCCTGGACCCACTCCTGCGCGTCGAACTGTGGGAACGGTTCGACGCTCTCGCCGACGCCGGCACCACCCTTCTCGTGTCGAGCCACGTCATGGACGAGGCCGAACATTGCGCTTCGCTGCTCCTCATGCGCGACGGCTACCTTCTCGCGCAGGTCTCTCCCGGCGAACTGCGGGAGCGGACCGGTGAGACGAGCCTCGAAGACGCCTTCCTGAACCTCATTCGCGCATCACATGTCGGGAGCGAGAACTGA
- a CDS encoding ABC transporter permease — protein sequence MNVTIFAATAGRILAQLRTDHRTVAMILVVPSLLMVLLYFLYQNVPAPPGQQSLFERVAITMLGILPFVVMFLVTSIAMQRERTSGTLERLLTTPMGKLDLLGGYAAAFSTAAAAQAALACIVSFGFLGLTTEGSVTWVLLIAVLNAILGVALGLLCSAFARTEFQAVQFMPVVVVPQLFLCGLLVPRDQLPTWLEWISNVLPLSYAVDALQQVATHPGATGVMWRDLAVVAAFALLALSLGAATLRRRTP from the coding sequence ATGAACGTCACGATCTTCGCGGCCACTGCGGGCCGGATCCTCGCGCAACTGCGAACGGATCACCGCACCGTCGCCATGATTCTGGTGGTACCCAGTCTGCTGATGGTGCTGCTGTACTTCCTGTATCAGAACGTTCCGGCGCCACCCGGCCAGCAGTCGCTGTTCGAGCGCGTCGCGATCACGATGCTCGGCATCCTGCCGTTCGTCGTGATGTTCCTCGTCACGTCGATCGCGATGCAGCGCGAACGCACGTCGGGAACACTCGAACGCCTGCTCACGACCCCGATGGGCAAACTCGACCTGCTCGGCGGATACGCTGCCGCGTTCTCCACGGCCGCTGCTGCGCAGGCGGCGCTGGCCTGTATCGTCTCGTTCGGTTTCCTCGGCCTCACCACCGAGGGCAGCGTGACGTGGGTGCTGCTGATCGCCGTGCTGAACGCGATACTCGGCGTCGCCCTCGGCCTATTGTGCAGCGCCTTCGCGCGCACCGAGTTCCAGGCGGTGCAGTTCATGCCGGTGGTCGTGGTGCCCCAACTCTTCCTGTGCGGGCTGCTCGTACCGCGAGATCAGCTCCCCACGTGGCTCGAGTGGATCAGCAACGTCCTCCCGCTGAGCTACGCGGTCGACGCGCTGCAGCAGGTCGCCACCCATCCCGGCGCGACGGGCGTCATGTGGCGAGACCTGGCTGTGGTCGCCGCCTTCGCGCTTCTCGCACTGTCGCTGGGCGCCGCGACCCTGAGGCGTCGCACACCATGA
- a CDS encoding TetR/AcrR family transcriptional regulator yields MTGPVTRADPTPGLRTGRRPGNPDTRSRILAAARKLFAQNGFDKTSVRSVATGAGVDSALIHHYFGTKRELFLASVDIPVDPTQVIAPVLDIPTGEVGSHLARAVFSVWESPHKPAVVAAFRSAMAGNEPNLIRTFLLEVVLRDLGPRVDEPPGTGMLRMQLVASQMAGVLVTRYILEFEPLASLPVDDLVAIVGPTLQRYLTGALP; encoded by the coding sequence ATGACCGGCCCCGTGACGCGCGCAGATCCCACCCCCGGGCTGCGCACGGGACGCCGCCCGGGCAACCCGGACACACGGTCACGAATCCTGGCGGCCGCACGGAAACTGTTTGCACAGAACGGCTTCGACAAGACCAGCGTGCGTTCCGTGGCCACCGGGGCCGGCGTCGACTCCGCCCTGATCCACCATTACTTCGGAACCAAGCGAGAACTGTTCCTCGCCTCGGTGGACATTCCCGTGGATCCGACGCAGGTGATCGCCCCGGTGCTGGACATCCCGACGGGCGAGGTCGGTAGTCACCTCGCCCGGGCCGTCTTCTCCGTCTGGGAGTCGCCGCACAAGCCCGCCGTGGTCGCGGCGTTCCGATCCGCGATGGCGGGGAACGAACCCAACCTGATTCGCACGTTCCTGCTGGAGGTCGTGCTCCGAGACCTCGGACCGCGCGTCGACGAACCGCCGGGAACCGGGATGCTGCGCATGCAGCTGGTGGCATCCCAGATGGCCGGGGTTCTGGTGACGCGCTACATCCTCGAATTCGAGCCACTGGCATCGCTGCCCGTCGACGACCTGGTCGCGATCGTCGGGCCGACGTTGCAGCGCTACCTCACCGGCGCTCTGCCGTGA
- a CDS encoding Trm112 family protein, translating into MVIDPTLLGILACPQDKGPLLLVGDELLYNPRLRRAYPIENGIPVLLIDEARDVGADEHETLLARAAGEA; encoded by the coding sequence GTGGTTATTGATCCGACGTTGCTCGGCATTCTCGCGTGCCCACAGGACAAGGGTCCTCTGCTGTTGGTCGGCGACGAGCTGCTCTACAACCCTCGCCTGCGGCGGGCGTATCCCATCGAGAACGGGATTCCCGTCCTCCTCATCGACGAGGCCCGGGACGTCGGCGCGGACGAGCACGAGACGCTGCTCGCGCGGGCTGCCGGCGAGGCCTGA
- a CDS encoding acyl-CoA synthetase gives MFVGLNTETVMGPIRRVVATAQNGLEVVRLGGLETDLTTSPFEVVERAPMYRLRRYFPDTDPADARPPIVLVPPMMMSADVYDVTRDQGAVGILHSMGIDPWVVDFGSPDSEEGGWDRNLADHIVAISEIIDQVRAHTGRDVYLSGYSQGGMFAYQAAAYRRSRNIAGLVTFGSPVDTLAGLPFGIPAGFATDAAGFLADHVFNRLAVSGWMARTGFQLLDPVKTLKSRLDFLRQLHDREALLPREQQRRFLATEGWVAWSGPAVAELLKQFIVHNRMMTGGFVIKDQVVSLAELTCPILAFVGEVDDIGQPLAVRGIRRAAPRANVYESTLRAGHFGLVVGSAAATHTWPTTGKWVLWNEGLGPRPTNIELMRYDEHFGSESGVSISDRIIHTVASVAEVGVGVGKGISDFASGALRGTVELSGEATRALPRLARLGQIQPHTQISLSRLLAEQARKAPGGECFLFDNRVHTYQAVNQRIDNVVRGLIQAGVRPAAHVGVVMQTRPSALATIAALSRLGAVAVLLPPGREVHTAIRIDGVERIVTDPENLDAAIATGMQVLVLGGGDQRDLDVDPSANVVDLEKIDPAAVMLPGWYRPDPGLARELAFIICSESNGHWETKQITNYRWALSAFGTASAADLDRGDTVYCLAPLHHSSSLLAAIGGAVAGGSRIALSRGVDPERFAEEVHRYGVTVVSYTWTMMREILDAENLALDGSHPVRLFIGSGMPQGLWRRTTERFAPAKVLEFYASTEGDVVLANVAGAKVGSKGRPLPGSAEVRLAAYDPIAGRLLEDEQGFIRECQDDEVGLLLGRAGVNAEMSGGAMRGIFAAGDAWIPTENLFRRDADGDYWLVDHRKTVIATPRGAVFTQPIVDALVSVDRVDLAVAYGVEVGGRTLAVAAFTLRDGRAPRLAEISEAFEMLPPALRPDIIQVVGDIPLGSSYRPNADALSAAGLPKPGTRVWYVDPESQQYKRLTKAVAAEFQNGSAGVPAGAR, from the coding sequence GTGTTCGTGGGACTGAATACCGAAACGGTGATGGGCCCGATCCGTCGTGTGGTGGCGACGGCGCAGAACGGGTTGGAGGTAGTTCGCCTCGGCGGACTCGAGACGGACCTCACCACATCGCCGTTCGAGGTGGTCGAACGCGCACCGATGTATCGGCTCCGCAGGTATTTCCCCGACACCGATCCTGCCGACGCTCGGCCCCCGATCGTCCTGGTCCCGCCGATGATGATGTCGGCCGACGTCTACGACGTGACGCGGGATCAGGGCGCAGTCGGCATCTTGCACTCGATGGGAATCGACCCGTGGGTGGTCGACTTCGGATCGCCGGATTCCGAAGAGGGCGGGTGGGATCGGAATCTCGCCGACCACATCGTCGCGATCAGCGAGATCATCGACCAGGTGCGGGCGCACACCGGTCGCGACGTGTACCTGTCCGGATACTCGCAGGGTGGCATGTTCGCCTACCAGGCTGCCGCCTACCGCCGCAGTCGCAACATTGCCGGCCTCGTGACGTTCGGCAGTCCGGTCGACACGCTCGCCGGCCTGCCGTTCGGCATCCCGGCGGGGTTTGCCACCGACGCCGCCGGCTTCCTCGCCGACCACGTCTTCAACCGGCTCGCGGTGTCGGGATGGATGGCGCGCACCGGGTTTCAGCTCCTCGATCCCGTCAAGACGCTGAAGTCGAGGCTCGACTTCCTGCGTCAGTTGCACGACCGGGAAGCGTTGTTGCCGCGGGAGCAGCAGCGACGGTTCCTCGCGACCGAGGGCTGGGTGGCGTGGTCCGGTCCGGCCGTCGCGGAGTTGCTCAAGCAGTTCATCGTGCACAACCGCATGATGACCGGTGGGTTCGTGATCAAGGATCAGGTGGTGTCGCTCGCGGAGTTGACCTGCCCCATCCTCGCGTTCGTCGGGGAGGTCGATGACATCGGTCAGCCGTTGGCGGTCCGTGGTATCCGCCGGGCCGCCCCGCGGGCAAATGTGTACGAATCGACGTTGCGGGCAGGGCATTTCGGTCTCGTCGTCGGTTCGGCCGCGGCCACCCACACGTGGCCCACCACCGGGAAGTGGGTGCTGTGGAACGAGGGTCTCGGCCCGCGGCCCACCAACATCGAGCTCATGCGCTACGACGAACATTTCGGCAGCGAGTCCGGAGTCTCCATCAGCGACCGCATCATTCACACCGTGGCGTCGGTCGCCGAGGTCGGTGTCGGTGTCGGTAAGGGAATCAGCGATTTCGCTTCGGGAGCGTTGCGCGGGACGGTGGAGCTGTCCGGCGAGGCCACCCGGGCGCTGCCGCGGCTGGCCCGGCTCGGTCAGATCCAGCCTCACACCCAGATCTCGCTCAGCCGGTTGCTGGCCGAACAGGCCCGGAAGGCGCCCGGCGGCGAGTGCTTCCTCTTCGACAATCGCGTCCACACTTACCAGGCGGTCAATCAGCGGATCGACAACGTGGTGCGCGGCCTGATCCAGGCCGGTGTCCGTCCCGCCGCTCACGTCGGCGTCGTGATGCAGACGCGCCCGAGTGCGCTCGCCACCATCGCGGCGCTGTCCCGTCTCGGTGCCGTGGCTGTTCTGCTTCCCCCGGGCCGGGAGGTGCACACCGCCATCCGCATCGACGGTGTCGAACGCATCGTCACCGACCCGGAGAATCTCGACGCGGCGATCGCGACCGGGATGCAGGTCCTGGTCCTCGGCGGCGGCGACCAGCGTGACCTCGACGTGGATCCGTCGGCGAACGTCGTGGACCTCGAGAAGATCGACCCTGCCGCCGTGATGCTGCCGGGCTGGTACCGGCCCGATCCCGGCCTGGCCCGTGAACTGGCCTTCATCATCTGCAGTGAGTCCAACGGCCACTGGGAGACCAAGCAGATCACCAACTACCGGTGGGCGCTGTCGGCGTTCGGAACGGCTTCGGCCGCCGATCTCGACCGCGGCGACACCGTATATTGCCTTGCACCCCTGCATCATTCGTCGAGTCTGCTGGCTGCGATCGGTGGTGCCGTGGCAGGTGGTTCGCGGATCGCGCTTTCGCGCGGAGTCGATCCCGAGCGGTTCGCCGAGGAAGTTCACCGCTACGGGGTGACCGTGGTCAGCTACACGTGGACGATGATGCGCGAGATTCTCGACGCCGAGAACCTCGCGCTCGACGGCAGTCACCCCGTCCGGCTCTTCATCGGATCCGGAATGCCGCAGGGATTGTGGCGTCGCACCACAGAGCGGTTCGCCCCGGCGAAGGTCCTCGAGTTCTACGCCTCCACGGAGGGCGACGTGGTTCTCGCGAACGTCGCCGGCGCGAAGGTCGGGTCGAAGGGGCGCCCCCTCCCGGGGAGCGCGGAGGTCCGGCTCGCGGCCTACGACCCGATCGCCGGACGGCTGCTGGAGGACGAGCAGGGATTCATCCGGGAATGCCAGGACGACGAGGTCGGTCTGCTCCTCGGCCGGGCGGGCGTGAACGCCGAGATGTCCGGCGGCGCGATGCGGGGAATCTTCGCCGCGGGCGACGCCTGGATTCCGACGGAGAACCTCTTCCGCCGAGACGCGGACGGGGACTACTGGCTGGTCGACCACCGCAAGACCGTGATCGCGACTCCGAGAGGGGCCGTGTTCACCCAGCCGATCGTCGACGCGCTCGTGTCCGTCGATCGGGTCGACCTCGCGGTTGCCTACGGGGTGGAGGTCGGCGGCAGGACACTGGCCGTTGCCGCGTTCACTCTCCGCGACGGGCGGGCGCCGAGGCTGGCGGAGATCTCCGAGGCTTTCGAGATGCTTCCTCCCGCGTTGCGGCCCGACATCATCCAGGTGGTGGGGGACATCCCGCTGGGGTCCTCGTACCGTCCGAATGCAGACGCGCTGAGCGCAGCCGGACTGCCCAAGCCGGGAACCCGTGTGTGGTACGTCGATCCGGAATCGCAGCAGTACAAGCGACTGACGAAGGCAGTGGCCGCGGAGTTTCAGAACGGCTCAGCCGGGGTGCCCGCCGGTGCGCGGTAA